From the genome of Pirellulales bacterium, one region includes:
- a CDS encoding CehA/McbA family metallohydrolase, whose protein sequence is MRHLYPSLNLYRLPIALLIVGFMVGTRDASAADVIQLTEKSWDDAVPQGKEVDCIYGDWVLRNKQIVAVIAEALPKRNANMTVRNVGGCVIDLTERSRQSDQLSAYYPLNGQYALTGPDDAEKAGGSGAEKTLTFRGTSEDKRSTAEVIYALADDAHSLKIITRIKNVSAEPLELNLADAIRADGEFEFGTADDLGLFWAYDPYWRQGYGAMLLEPKSTFSPDAIKRGDKPVLSIKSKDAAAKLAPGETREVVRHLFPAANLIEVLALARELHKQPLVTVDLAVKDPDGVVVDADVEIKNSTGERLAHGRTSDKGRLAVRLPAGEYQAQVSALGQGSKAVTIYAERNASQTVELPPPGYVDAKITSPDGGITACKVQFSGRGDTKSPKFGPDSAVHGVRNVYYTENGKFRVPLAPGEYDVIVSYGPEYDAVFTTIKVAGGKVTPLAAQLKRSVDTTGWLSADFHSHSTPSGDNTASQAGRVLNLLAEHVEFAPCTEHNRITVYDPHLKAFDAVKRMLTCPGMEMTGRPLPLNHQNAFPLTPHPRTQDNGAPLSDVDPVVQIERLAMWENNSDKLVQVNHPNIVQMAFDKDLNGSPDGGFEKMFGFMDVIEVHPLPTIFTPPESVPNEREQGNTIFHWLQLLNLGYRVPGVVNTDAHWNFHGSGGLRNFIKSSTDVPAEASVMNLVHACEHGNIVMTNGPFLTVHAKAGEGNDTALVGEDLQAPGGKLTLAVRVQCPNWLEVNRVQIFVNGVADPKWNYSRRTHADKFHQATVVFDEELPIELPADAHLVVVAAGEGKELGPVVGPDQAKQMPTAVANPIFVDVDGGGFKPNGDMLGLPLPVGPDFKPSKPHKHEHKH, encoded by the coding sequence ATGCGGCACCTGTACCCGTCCCTCAATTTGTATCGACTCCCAATCGCACTCCTGATCGTGGGCTTCATGGTCGGGACACGCGACGCTTCGGCTGCGGACGTCATCCAGCTTACGGAAAAGAGCTGGGACGACGCGGTGCCGCAAGGGAAGGAAGTCGATTGCATCTACGGAGATTGGGTGCTGCGCAACAAGCAGATCGTGGCCGTGATCGCCGAAGCCTTGCCCAAGCGCAATGCCAACATGACCGTGCGCAACGTCGGCGGTTGTGTCATTGACCTCACCGAGCGCTCGCGACAGTCCGATCAATTGAGCGCCTATTATCCGCTCAACGGGCAATACGCTCTCACGGGGCCCGATGATGCCGAAAAGGCGGGCGGCAGCGGCGCGGAAAAGACGCTCACGTTCCGCGGCACCTCTGAAGACAAACGCTCGACGGCTGAAGTCATTTACGCGCTTGCTGACGATGCCCACAGCCTGAAGATTATCACGCGCATCAAGAACGTTTCGGCCGAACCGCTGGAGCTGAACCTGGCCGACGCCATTCGCGCCGACGGCGAGTTCGAATTCGGCACCGCCGACGACCTGGGCCTCTTCTGGGCTTACGATCCTTACTGGCGGCAAGGTTACGGTGCGATGTTGCTGGAACCGAAGTCGACTTTCTCGCCTGACGCCATCAAGCGCGGCGATAAGCCGGTCTTAAGTATCAAGTCCAAGGACGCCGCGGCGAAGCTAGCGCCGGGCGAGACACGCGAAGTCGTGCGTCATCTTTTCCCGGCCGCTAACTTGATCGAGGTCCTGGCGCTGGCCCGGGAGTTGCACAAGCAGCCGCTCGTGACCGTTGACCTGGCTGTGAAGGATCCCGACGGCGTCGTGGTCGATGCCGACGTGGAGATCAAGAACTCGACCGGCGAGCGGCTGGCCCATGGCCGGACCAGCGACAAGGGCCGCCTCGCCGTCCGTTTGCCCGCCGGCGAATATCAGGCGCAAGTCAGCGCGCTAGGGCAGGGCTCGAAGGCGGTCACGATATATGCGGAAAGAAATGCCTCGCAAACCGTCGAGCTGCCGCCCCCCGGGTACGTCGACGCCAAGATCACGAGCCCCGACGGCGGCATCACGGCTTGCAAGGTGCAATTCTCCGGCCGCGGCGACACAAAGAGTCCCAAATTCGGCCCCGATAGCGCCGTACACGGCGTGCGGAACGTCTATTACACCGAAAACGGCAAGTTCCGCGTGCCGCTTGCGCCGGGCGAGTACGACGTGATCGTCAGCTATGGCCCGGAATACGACGCCGTTTTCACGACGATCAAGGTCGCGGGCGGAAAAGTCACGCCGCTGGCAGCACAGCTCAAACGTTCGGTCGACACCACCGGCTGGCTGAGCGCCGATTTCCACAGTCACTCGACGCCGTCCGGCGACAATACCGCCAGCCAGGCGGGTCGCGTGCTGAATCTACTGGCTGAGCACGTCGAGTTCGCGCCATGCACCGAGCACAACCGGATCACGGTCTACGATCCGCACCTGAAAGCCTTCGACGCCGTGAAGCGCATGCTGACCTGCCCTGGCATGGAGATGACCGGCCGACCGTTGCCGCTGAATCATCAGAACGCCTTCCCGCTGACACCGCATCCACGCACGCAGGACAACGGCGCGCCGCTTTCGGATGTCGACCCGGTGGTGCAGATCGAGCGGCTGGCGATGTGGGAAAACAACTCCGACAAGCTGGTACAGGTGAATCACCCGAACATCGTACAGATGGCCTTCGACAAGGATTTGAACGGCTCGCCCGACGGCGGCTTCGAAAAGATGTTCGGCTTCATGGACGTGATCGAAGTGCACCCACTGCCCACGATCTTTACGCCGCCGGAGAGCGTTCCTAACGAGCGCGAGCAGGGGAACACGATTTTCCACTGGCTGCAACTGTTAAATCTGGGCTATCGTGTGCCGGGCGTGGTCAACACCGACGCACATTGGAACTTTCACGGCTCGGGGGGGTTGCGCAATTTCATCAAGTCGTCGACCGACGTCCCGGCCGAGGCGTCGGTGATGAACCTGGTACACGCCTGCGAGCACGGCAACATCGTGATGACCAACGGACCGTTTTTGACGGTGCATGCCAAAGCCGGGGAGGGTAACGACACCGCGCTGGTTGGTGAGGATCTACAGGCCCCGGGCGGGAAGCTCACTTTGGCCGTGCGGGTGCAATGCCCGAACTGGCTGGAGGTGAACCGCGTGCAGATATTCGTCAACGGTGTGGCCGATCCGAAGTGGAACTACTCGCGCCGCACCCATGCCGACAAGTTCCACCAGGCGACCGTGGTGTTCGACGAGGAACTGCCGATCGAACTGCCTGCGGACGCCCACCTGGTCGTCGTCGCGGCGGGCGAAGGGAAAGAACTCGGACCCGTGGTCGGCCCGGACCAGGCGAAGCAAATGCCCACGGCCGTGGCCAATCCGATCTTCGTCGACGTCGACGGCGGCGGCTTCAAGCCCAACGGCGACATGCTGGGCCTACCGCTACCCGTGGGCCCGGACTTCAAGCCGTCGAAGCCGCACAAGCACGAGCATAAGCATTGA
- a CDS encoding sigma-54 dependent transcriptional regulator: protein MDNDAAHAAAMAESLERVGYECTVTTSGAAGAAELEENVFDIVITDLVMTDIDGLEILKRAKESQPEAEVILVTGHGTVPSAVSAMQQGAYSYLLKPLDLGQLRAVTENAAANLRLRRTNADLHRRLDEKYGFEGVIGSSPKMNDVIQLLKRIAPTNATVLIQGETGTGKELVAQSIHQNSPRKNKQFVGLNCAALSENILESELFGHVRGAFTDASTDRVGKFEYANGGTLFLDEVGDMPMATQIKLLRVLENGEITRVGSNERIKVNVRILSATNRNLEKQITAGTFRSDLYHRLKVVTVVLPRLVERSQDIPLLIEHFMRQFAKRHDKPIKSMSTAARRRLMAFDWPGNVRQLRNVVESMVVVDYDGVLDIDDLPVELSGANEAAPESATPATGDNLGSLVGKPLTEIERLFIAETLKLTGGNREEAAEMLGIGERTLYRKIKEFHL from the coding sequence GTGGATAACGACGCTGCGCACGCGGCGGCCATGGCCGAGAGCCTGGAGCGGGTCGGCTACGAGTGTACCGTGACCACCAGCGGCGCCGCCGGGGCTGCGGAGCTCGAAGAAAACGTCTTCGACATCGTCATTACCGACCTGGTCATGACCGATATCGATGGCCTGGAAATCCTCAAACGAGCCAAGGAGAGCCAGCCCGAGGCCGAGGTGATCCTGGTCACCGGGCATGGCACCGTGCCGTCGGCCGTATCGGCCATGCAACAGGGGGCCTATAGCTATCTGTTAAAGCCCTTGGACTTGGGGCAATTGCGGGCCGTGACCGAAAACGCGGCCGCCAACCTCAGGCTGCGCCGCACGAACGCCGATTTGCACCGCCGGCTGGACGAAAAGTATGGGTTCGAGGGCGTCATCGGTTCCAGCCCGAAGATGAATGACGTGATCCAGCTTTTGAAGCGGATCGCGCCCACGAATGCCACGGTGCTGATCCAGGGCGAGACGGGCACCGGCAAGGAGCTGGTCGCGCAGTCGATCCACCAGAACAGCCCGCGCAAGAACAAGCAGTTCGTGGGACTGAATTGCGCCGCTCTCAGTGAGAATATCCTCGAGAGCGAACTGTTTGGCCACGTGCGCGGAGCCTTCACCGACGCATCGACCGACCGCGTCGGCAAGTTCGAATACGCCAACGGCGGCACCTTGTTTCTCGACGAAGTCGGCGACATGCCGATGGCGACGCAGATCAAGCTCCTGCGCGTGCTGGAAAATGGCGAGATCACGCGCGTCGGCTCGAATGAGCGGATCAAGGTCAATGTGCGCATCCTGTCGGCCACGAACCGCAACCTGGAAAAGCAGATCACGGCCGGCACCTTCCGCAGCGACCTGTACCACCGGCTGAAGGTCGTAACCGTGGTGCTGCCACGGCTGGTCGAGCGCAGTCAGGATATTCCGCTCTTGATCGAACATTTCATGCGGCAATTCGCCAAGCGGCACGATAAACCCATCAAGAGCATGTCGACCGCCGCCCGGCGCCGGCTGATGGCCTTCGACTGGCCGGGCAACGTTCGGCAGTTGCGCAACGTGGTGGAGAGCATGGTCGTCGTCGATTATGACGGGGTGCTCGATATCGACGACTTGCCCGTCGAGTTATCTGGTGCCAACGAAGCGGCGCCCGAGTCAGCCACCCCTGCGACGGGCGATAATCTCGGCAGCCTGGTCGGCAAGCCGCTTACCGAGATCGAGCGGCTGTTTATCGCCGAAACCTTGAAGCTGACCGGCGGCAATCGCGAGGAGGCCGCCGAGATGCTTGGGATCGGCGAGCGCACGCTCTACCGCAAGATCAAGGAATTCCATCTGTAA
- a CDS encoding polyribonucleotide nucleotidyltransferase: MKVRVEKQIGASVLSFETGFLAKQAAGSCLVQYGETVVLVAAATGPPRPGIDFFPLTCDYRERTAAAGKFPGGFLKREGRPTMKETLTSRLVDRPIRPLFPEWFHDEVQIQAFVVASDRQNDADVLAMNGASACLGISPLPFEGPVAAVRLGRINGQWVPFPTQDDLEESDLDLVVAGSKEAVCMIEGFAREMPEAEMLEAINEAHRIVAEICELQEELVRKVNPTKKQYEIPAPDGVYERLQGTYYGAFKAAKQTVGKHARADAVAELKAKVLAELIPDPTAEGAISLASFSRAWGKLEEHVVRDLILSGTRPDGRGTKDLRPIHCEIDVLPRVHGSAVFQRGETQALITITLGTNRDEQRVDGLIEEYSKKFMLDYNFPPFSVGEVRPIRGPGRREIGHGALAERSVKPVMPDPEDFPYTVRVISDILESNGSSSMASVCGATLGLMAAGVKIRNPVAGISVGLVKETEDKWTLLTDIIGDEDHFGDMDFKIAGTQNGITGIQLDLKITGISSDIIKATMAQSREARINILRAMLTAIPKPRDEISAWAPRLLRTKIPPEKIGLLIGPGGKTIRGIQETTGAVIEVEDDGTVTIASSDAAAAESAMRRVEALTESVTVGKLYEGRVTSVKDFGAFVEILPGKDGLVHISELSDEYVNSVHDVCKIGDAMLVKVIAIDDQDRVKLSRRAVLREQAAAASRDDA, encoded by the coding sequence TTGAAAGTACGTGTTGAAAAGCAGATCGGAGCCAGCGTCCTGTCGTTCGAGACCGGCTTTCTGGCCAAGCAGGCCGCCGGCAGTTGCCTTGTTCAATATGGCGAGACTGTGGTCCTGGTCGCCGCTGCCACGGGACCACCGCGGCCGGGCATCGATTTCTTCCCGCTCACCTGCGATTATCGCGAGCGCACCGCCGCGGCCGGCAAATTTCCCGGCGGTTTCTTGAAGCGCGAAGGTCGCCCGACCATGAAAGAGACGCTCACCTCGCGTCTGGTGGATCGGCCGATTCGCCCGTTGTTTCCCGAATGGTTTCACGATGAAGTGCAGATTCAGGCCTTTGTCGTCGCCAGCGATCGCCAGAATGATGCCGACGTGTTGGCCATGAATGGCGCGAGCGCCTGCTTGGGCATTTCGCCTCTGCCGTTCGAGGGACCGGTCGCCGCCGTGCGACTAGGGCGCATTAACGGCCAGTGGGTGCCGTTCCCCACGCAAGATGACCTGGAGGAGAGCGATCTCGACCTGGTCGTAGCCGGCAGCAAGGAAGCGGTGTGCATGATCGAGGGCTTTGCCCGCGAGATGCCCGAAGCCGAAATGCTCGAGGCGATCAACGAGGCCCATCGCATCGTGGCCGAGATTTGCGAGCTACAGGAAGAGTTGGTCCGCAAGGTCAACCCAACGAAGAAGCAATACGAGATTCCGGCGCCGGACGGCGTGTACGAGCGGCTGCAGGGCACCTACTACGGGGCCTTTAAGGCCGCCAAGCAGACCGTGGGCAAGCACGCCCGCGCCGACGCCGTGGCGGAGCTGAAAGCCAAGGTGCTCGCGGAACTCATTCCCGACCCCACGGCCGAGGGCGCGATTTCCCTGGCCAGCTTCTCACGCGCCTGGGGCAAGCTCGAAGAGCACGTGGTGCGCGATTTGATCCTGTCGGGCACGCGTCCCGACGGCCGCGGCACCAAGGATCTGCGTCCCATTCACTGCGAGATCGACGTGCTGCCCCGCGTACACGGTTCGGCCGTGTTCCAACGTGGCGAGACGCAGGCTTTGATCACGATCACGCTCGGCACGAACCGTGACGAGCAGCGCGTGGACGGCCTGATCGAGGAATACTCGAAGAAGTTCATGCTCGACTACAACTTCCCGCCGTTTTCGGTCGGCGAGGTGCGTCCCATCCGCGGCCCCGGCCGTCGCGAGATCGGCCACGGCGCGCTGGCCGAGCGCAGCGTGAAGCCGGTCATGCCCGACCCCGAGGATTTCCCCTACACGGTGCGCGTGATCTCGGACATCCTGGAATCGAACGGCTCGAGCTCGATGGCCTCGGTCTGCGGCGCCACGCTGGGCCTGATGGCCGCCGGCGTGAAGATTCGCAACCCGGTGGCCGGCATTTCGGTCGGCCTGGTCAAGGAGACCGAAGACAAGTGGACCCTGCTCACCGACATCATCGGCGATGAGGATCACTTCGGCGACATGGATTTCAAGATCGCCGGGACGCAGAATGGCATCACCGGCATCCAGCTCGACCTGAAGATCACGGGCATCAGCTCCGACATCATCAAGGCCACCATGGCCCAGTCGCGCGAAGCGCGGATCAACATCTTGCGGGCGATGCTCACGGCCATTCCCAAGCCGCGGGACGAAATCTCGGCCTGGGCTCCGCGCCTGCTGCGGACCAAGATTCCACCCGAGAAGATCGGCCTGTTGATCGGCCCGGGCGGCAAGACGATCCGCGGCATCCAGGAGACGACGGGCGCCGTGATCGAAGTCGAGGACGACGGCACCGTGACCATCGCCAGCAGCGACGCCGCGGCGGCCGAGAGCGCCATGCGTCGCGTCGAGGCCCTGACCGAGAGTGTCACGGTCGGCAAGCTGTATGAAGGACGCGTCACCAGCGTCAAGGATTTCGGCGCGTTCGTCGAGATCCTGCCCGGCAAGGACGGCCTGGTACACATCAGCGAGCTGTCGGACGAATACGTCAACAGCGTGCACGACGTGTGCAAGATCGGCGATGCCATGTTGGTGAAGGTCATCGCCATCGACGACCAGGACCGCGTCAAGCTCAGCCGCCGCGCTGTGCTTCGCGAACAAGCCGCGGCCGCCAGCCGCGACGACGCGTAA
- a CDS encoding ATP-binding protein, protein MNRASQTSAADVNQKLVDQYTEIAQLAGGLAHEIKNPLSTIGLNIELLAEDLAGDDSPRARRALTKIGVVQRECQRLQDLLNDFLAFARVRKPRLESSDLNEEVRRLLDFFRPKASEAKIEVVTYLQTDLPGVLLDRETFQSALLNLVLNAQQAMPKGGQLVISTAVTSRGVALHLIDTGSGMDERTRSKIFDAFYTTKSGGSGLGLPIAKKIVEAHGGQIRVDSEPGRGTQFTIELPVPPRLGVQEIGGKE, encoded by the coding sequence ATGAACCGTGCCAGCCAAACTTCCGCCGCTGATGTCAATCAAAAACTGGTCGACCAGTACACCGAAATTGCGCAGCTGGCCGGGGGGCTCGCGCACGAGATCAAAAACCCGCTTTCGACGATCGGCCTGAATATTGAGCTCTTGGCCGAAGACCTGGCCGGCGATGATTCACCGCGTGCCCGGCGCGCCTTGACCAAGATCGGCGTCGTGCAGCGCGAGTGCCAGCGGCTGCAGGATTTGCTCAACGATTTTCTGGCCTTCGCCCGGGTCCGCAAGCCGCGGCTGGAGTCGTCGGACTTGAACGAAGAAGTGCGCCGGCTGTTGGATTTCTTCCGTCCCAAGGCGTCCGAGGCCAAGATCGAGGTGGTCACGTACTTGCAAACCGATCTGCCAGGCGTGCTGTTGGACCGCGAGACATTTCAAAGTGCCCTCTTGAACCTGGTGCTCAACGCGCAGCAGGCGATGCCCAAGGGGGGGCAATTGGTGATCAGCACTGCGGTCACGTCGCGCGGCGTCGCTTTGCACTTGATCGACACCGGCAGCGGCATGGATGAACGGACGCGTTCGAAGATTTTCGACGCCTTCTATACGACAAAGTCGGGTGGCTCAGGCCTGGGCCTGCCGATCGCCAAGAAAATCGTCGAAGCGCATGGCGGGCAGATCCGGGTCGACAGTGAACCTGGCCGGGGCACTCAGTTCACCATCGAGCTGCCCGTGCCGCCGCGCTTGGGGGTTCAGGAGATCGGGGGCAAGGAATAG